From the Candidatus Bipolaricaulota bacterium genome, the window ATGTGTCTAGGGATTCCAGGACGGGTTGAGGCAGTGGATGGTAACGTCGCTACGGTTGATTACGACGGGGTCAAGGCACAGGTTCGCCTCGACACCCTGGAAGAGCCGGTTGCGGTTGGGGATTACCTCCTCGTCCACACCGGATTCGCCATCGAGCGGATGACCCCGGAGGACGCGGAGGAGACGCTCCGCCTGTTCGATGAGATTACTGGTTTGAATCCGGAAGTGAATCAGGGTGAATAATCTGCTCTCCCTGTCCGACCCGGTACGGGCCGCCGCCCTCGCGCGGACGATCGCCCGCCTCACCCCCGACTACCCGGTAAAGATCGTGCACGTCTGTGGGACGCACGAGGCGACGATCACCGAGCACGGACTGCGTCGCTTCCTCCCGGAGCCCGTCGAGGTGCTGGAGGGGCCGGGCTGTCCGGTGTGCGTGAC encodes:
- a CDS encoding HypC/HybG/HupF family hydrogenase formation chaperone, producing MCLGIPGRVEAVDGNVATVDYDGVKAQVRLDTLEEPVAVGDYLLVHTGFAIERMTPEDAEETLRLFDEITGLNPEVNQGE